Genomic window (Syngnathoides biaculeatus isolate LvHL_M chromosome 6, ASM1980259v1, whole genome shotgun sequence):
ATTAGAATGGTTTATGTGTTGAAAGGTTCAGGAGATCGCGTGTCAAAAATGTGTTAATCCAGATCTGAATCAGATTCGTATTttcattctaaattgccccaaggtgtgattgtgagtgcatctgtttgtctcaatgtgccctgcgattgactggcgaccagttcagggtgtaccccgcctactgcccgttgactgctgggataggctccagcactccccgcgaccctcgtgaggataagcggtgaagaaaatggatggatggatggattgttgctttttttacatttgtccgACAGACATTGAGGTGAAATTGATTTTGGATCTAATCCACATTTTTCTTGCTCATCTGGCAGCAATTTAGATTTGATTTTAACGATAACCGACCAAGTTTGATCCGGACGCGATCCCGACCGCACATCTGTCAACCACTGAAATCCGAGggaaaaattcaattttatattttgtagacacGTGAGGCGATTGTTGGATTTTGGTGACTTGATTTCTTCCAGAACGCAGCGTGGAGCGGCAGGTTCTGCACAGCCAGTGCAAACGGCTGGAGGCCCAAAACTACAACCTCAGCAGGACGGCGGAGCAGCTCTCCGTCGCCATGGCGGTAAGCACCGCCGGGCCTTTTTTTCCTCGGCGCCGTTGGCTCGTCCGCGCCGCCTATTGAATCGCGCGCCCTCCAGGAGCTGGTGAACCAGAGGCAGCGGGTGCGCGAGGACCGCGAGAGGCTCCACGCCCAGCTGGAGCACTTCAGGAGGTGTCTGACGCTACCCAGCATGCACTGGGGCAGAGGGGGGCACATCAACGCCCACGCGCCCAGGTGACCCCGGGACGCCGCCCGGCCAAAGACTACCGACTCTGCGCTTACACCGAATGACGCGAAGGAAGTCGATCCCGGGATCCAAATTCGTCGCGCCCGTTGCCATGGTTACCGTAAccctgcaccttttttttttttttttttttttgtctggaggTTTTTCAAGCGAGGATCCACATCTGAGGACTTTTCCACCGATTGTTTGCAGCATTGCTATTGAGCTGACCCGGCGTTTCCCCACCTCCATTGCGCCACAGCACTTCTTTTACATTCGCGCACTCTCGCGAGGGAAAACCTCACAAAAAGCCCGAACGGGCGTTGTGACGTCGGAGGCGACCTGCTGCCCTCTACTGGAAGAACACGTCACCATTTGTCTGTCCGCATATGTCGCTGACATAGacaaataaagatacattacaGTAATCCCCTGTTCTTTTGTGGGTGGGGCTTatttcccccccgccccctggcagcccaaattttttttaatttaatggaaACTGTAAATACACCACAAATTATGACCCCCAAATCGTTAAATATCATTTCAATCTCATTTTGTAATATTACATTTATAAGAAAAAGCTCGCAAGTTCCATTTGATTAAGGTGGCAAATTCCACcgacaacccaggctaaactttgCTCAATACACAAAGCTTGTCTTTTGGTCAAGATGTATCACCTCGACATACTTCCTGAAGACCAATTCTGAGTTAGGCGGGACTTTGgctccatcttgtggcattttgtaacactattttaacccattcatgggcagggtggcaattttttttcccttattgaGATGAAAGTCTCCTGACAGGCCACAATcgaggaaataacacttcttttttcgtttaacgcataaaaccgagggcaaaaaaagatgtaacctctcgcgggcagcgccccaaaaactgggacgggtatgttatcagttctgtgaagtggtacatactacaGATATGTTTATTACACTTACGCAtcaataatactgatggattagcattttgcatactgacctttcttctCTCGGAAAACGCTCCACGtctacttgaggcagccatgttgggtcaagaaggaaaaagaaataactaCGTGCCGGCTTTGACCTGATGAGTTATCCTCCCCTGATGCCAAATTATggtttcagattaaaacacttcaatattttggatatactgaaggatataatgcgtgaaaattataatgtcccaaaaatgggacgctgccaacgaatgggttaaaaatgAGAATAGGTTCCAAAATAAGGAAGCtgagtggagcagctgtaaagcgttgggctcacatcTCTGGGGGTCAGGGTTCAAGTCCCAGCCCTCCCTCTGTagaatttgcacgttctccccgtgcctgcgtgacttttctccgggtgggcactccgatttcctcccacatcccaaaaacgtgccagcattcattggagactctaaattgccacgaggtgtgattgtgagtgcggccgtttgtcctcgtgtgccctgcgattggctagcggccagttcagggtgtaccccacccgcctcctgcccgctgacagccgggataggctccaggactcccgcgacccttgtgaggatggatggatggatgttccaaaataaaacacaggAGGGATAAATTCACAAACACTCAGGGGATTACTATAATTATAAATCATCACTCTTTCGGTGAAATTGAATCATTTCCCACATCACGCATGATCATCGCTCACCagagtggttgggaatcacccGTCTAATTCGTTCATTCATTCCTTCACTCACTCCCTCACGACGCGTGACCGAGCAGAATGGTCAAAGCACACCTCAGGCCTTAAAACGTCGAGGGGCGCTTCATAGATTTGACACCGGTCCTTGTGCTCGATGAAGAATTTCCGATGTTTTGGTGGTTTTCTTTCAAAGGGGGAAAAGGAAGCCATACGCCGTTTCAAAAATGCTGCTTGCTGGTCCGGAAAATGAAGGACGTTTGAATAGAAATGCACGGATTGTTTGGGAGGCTGGTTGTCATGACAACCGCAGGTCACATCCTACAGATGCTACCTTTACATGTGATAGAACTTGAAGaaacatacatttttacatttcaacttttttttttttttgctgcccaCACATTCAATTTGTTTTCACCCCCCAAAATATGTATAGTACAGTATAATTCCCTTTAATTTGAAATATATACTGTCCCAAGATGGCTCACGTCAACAAGAAAACAAGGCGTGAAATTCTTATTCCAATTGTTTGAATCAGCTGTTAGCTAATTTCTTTGTGGGAAAGGGAGGTTGTAAATGCGCAGTGAATTATTTATTAACGTATTGGTGTACATGAAGAGGAATTTGCATTAAAATGTTGCATCATGATTGCATTTAGCTTCACGGCTTTTATGTACTAAATGTAGATGTAAATGATTAGCAGGGATGAATGGGCCAAtcccatctttttattttatgaccCGTCATTAAAATCAGCAAACTTTGATGGCGTTTTCTACCCACATTTGatggaatatttaaaaaaaaaaacaacaacaacaacaacgcaatTTGGTGTTCGAGCATCTGTCTAGGATAGAATTTGAACTCATTTGGGGGCAAATTAAGTCATCATAGGTCCTCGTAAACGGTATATACAGTAACGGAACCCAGTTGAAAGGTGcgttttgaattgtttttccccccatcaaaAAGGCCCGAAGAAACGAACAAATGGAACACAACCGCCCTAGCCAACCACTGGCCCTCCATTGCTGCCGTCGCAGGGTCGGCCTTGACCTTATCGCTTCTATAAGATTTACTAAGGTCCGCTTGGTGTCGTGCAGCTTTTAGCAAATGAGCAAATTCACattttagaggaaaaaaaaaaaacataaatatcacCACAGCTTTATTACGACCAGATGATTTTTCTGCATGTGACCAAAGACCACTAACATAAACAAACGAAGATACAAtaatactcatattttttttttgtacaatgaaGACAAATTTCCTGTGAGACATCTCTCATGGTGCACTGATTGGGAATCGCAGATGCATGGAGGCAAAAATGACTTATTTCCCCTTTCTACTTGTTCTTTTATTTGGGTCTCGCTGGACTTGACATCTTAGTAGCGCGTTTCTAGGATATTCCGCCACCCAGCAGCCTCATGTACGCGCGTATCGTTCGTATCTCTGGATCAGTATGAGAAGATAGGAGTTCTCTGCAAGGGGAAACacaatttttaaagaaaaatatttcagtgcAGAGTGTTGAGCGCaagtacttttttcttttttctttacccGGCGCAACCATAATCTCTTGGTTCTTGGTGCTGATGCGCATCACGATGAGATCGTCTTGCGGGTCCACATCCCTCACCGTGCTCCTGGCCAAGGCGGTGAGGTGGCGAAGGACCTCCACGTACTTGCCGGCTTTGGAGATGTCGAACGTCGACCGGACGGGAATACCTTGGCATTTCAAGAAATACACCACTTAACACCATTTTCTATAGCCAAACACACGTGTGGGCAAACAACCGTCCACACTTCAGGCCaatttaggcttttttttttttttttttttgtcagttgctGCGCATTTCTGTGGTCGATGGTTCGAATCTCAGATGCAAATATATCAAATAAAGCacaattaattgttttttacCATCTGCATTGGCAACTATAGTACCGATCACACTGCCGTGGCTTTCAATTCTCAGCAgagtttcctcaacttcagcCTGGAAGAGATATATAAAGCAgatattacaataaaaaaaggaTATTTAAAAGTTAACGTTTTCAATATATAATGTGTTATCGTCATtaattacataaaaatataagaaataaatgatttatgggatttttttgtaCCATCTTGAGGGACGCAAGAGCGTCAAACCCGGAAGTGATTGTTCCTCTTTGCAGTGGTGAGTGATGAACGCCGACCTCCTTTATGACAGCAACTATTAATTATTCGATTTTGATATGGTGACGTTTCCTAGCCCGATTCCACCCATTCTGATGTCATAAGTAGCATTTGCTTTTGCGCGAGGGGAGCTTGTTTTGCGTCCCGACATCCGATGACGTTGCAAGGTGACGAACTTGGATGTGTGACCTTTTATTTTCTATAATGGTTTTTACAAatatgtattacacaaataaaggCCTTCGCTTGAGTTGAATGAGAAAGAAAAGTGTCTTTCAGAAAGTCACATacgtagaaaaagaaaaagaaaaaagtaacaatAGTCCATGGATAAAATCAcacatatttgagaaatttaatattttcaagaaaaatgcatatttgatGTAAAGGTCATCCAGTGTTACTTTGTCCTGCTAGTTTTATACATTCCGAGACCAACTTGTAACCTAACtaattttaaatgaattgaaatgccatgaATATGTTCCAGCTTCcccctaaaacaaaacaaaaaaaaaaaaatcacaatttcccTTTACTcgttaataatgaataaaaatagcaataaaataaagattgcaaagaaaataaaacactatAAAACTGTTTAACTCACTACACAGAttcacgtatatatatacaagTCCTTCAAATGTCACTTTTGCATCACATCCTCCTTTTAATATctgaatattaatattttatttgaataatatTATCTATGTTATACGGAGGACATTCTAGTAGTTGTGACGGGAGATGTCCGGAAGTGACGCGGGGCTTCTGCGGAAGTGCAgcctcgccgccgccgcggtTGTTTTCAGGGTTTCGGTGGTGGCGAGCGTCGGAACAGCGAAGAAGAAAATGCCCGAGCTAGCGGTGGAGAATGTGGTCGTCCACCCTTTGGTATTGCTCAGCGTGGTCGACCATTTTAACAGGTCGGTGTCTGCAAATACATGTGTTGTAACTGCCCCAATCGTGACagcgaaaaaacaaacaaataaacacgaAAAGTCCCGGAATCGTAAACGCGCTTGTGGCTAAGCTAACGTTAGCCGTGCTGAGTCAGAGGTCCATTGAGAATGAATGGAGACGGAGCTAGCCCAGTTAGCGTACTTGTGCCAGCTGAATTCGCCATAAATACCATGCTAGTTACAGTATAAAACATATTTCTGTACCATGTTTTTATCATCAAGAAGCATTTGTGTACATTGATACTaggacaaagaaaagaaaacaggaaTAACAACACGAAAGTCAGGTTCGTCAAGCATGTCGCATCTGTGACCCCTGTAACGAAAAACGATGACAATATTTGTGTTAATGGTGTCTTCTTCAATTGTGCAGAATAGGGAAGGTTGGCAATCAGAAAAGAGTGGTGGGAGTCCTCTTGGGGTCGTGGCAGAAGAAAGTTCTTGATGTGTCAAATAGCTTCGCAGGTGAGTGCGTTGACAAACGTGCATCATCCATACTGACAGTTGTGTTATTCTTTCACATTAATGTgtccattaattaattaattaacgtGCAGTACCGTTCGACGAAGATGACAGGGATGACTCCGTGTGGTTCCTGGACCACGACTACTTGGAGAACATGTACGGCATGTTCAAGAAAGTCAACGGTGAGATTTGTTTGCCGGCTATGTACGGAAGTCACACGTCAGCTCAGCCCTATttatatttcattgttttattgcATCAAACATGAATTCCTACATATTCCCATTTCAGCCAGAGAGCGAATTGTGGGATGGTATCACACGGGGCCCAAGTTGCATAAGAACGACATCGCCATCAACGAGCTCATCAAGCAGTACTGCACAAATTCAGTAAGGCACTAAACAacgaatgattttttttttttttttaagctttgtgCGTCTTGCAAGGCTTCACATCGCGCTTCTGCTTCCCTTCCCAGGTGTTAGTCATTATTGACGTGAAGCCCAAAGACCTCGGCCTTCCAACGGAAGCGTACATCTCCGTAGAAGAAATACACGATGTAAGTGAacttgatgcaaaaaaaaaaaaaaaccaaaaacgagGCAATCCCTCATACCGAAGGTCggtatacatttatttttctaatcGTAGTTTGTGTCAAGGCTCTCACACACACCTTAACCACATTTAGACTTATTAGAATTCACTTAGACTAGTATTCCTTTGTGcgggggtcgggaaccttttcgactgagagagccacaagggccaaatatttaaaaatgtaaattcaaaagagctattcagtattttaaaaagaaactaagtacaggtgtgtttgcgcatttatgtcaGACCAACACTTTGAGTACAATAAATCTCTGAGTTATTTTatgctcaccaatgatgacgAAATTGCATCTCACCACGAATGCGACTTCTGGCGCTGTTCGGTTTTGCTGATGGTTTTGGAGTCCGTTTCATACGTCGTCAGATGAAGCTTCACGTACGTAGGCCTTGAGACTTCTATCTGTTCTTcatgaacataattcaatttgatttgccatcacgcCGGTACGGTGGTGAACGCTTCTTGccgattatcttgtctttatgcgaagttggcaaaatgttgcttGTCAACGTCGAGTGCGAATACTTTGGCATAttttccccatctgtgaatttagacacgTAAGCAGAACACGTCTCTCTCCGCAAAggttgtccattcttgttgaaaacttcggtagtcttcctatttttttttctttaggtattaaataattaaaaaataaatattttaattaccTCTGGACATAGATTACCACGCAAGAACTACGGGGCCCTACTAGGCCAAACTGTCTTTACGTCATTTGCATTGCCTCCCACACGTATCTACGGCAAGCCCACCAGGCCAAACCTTCTCTgcgtgacagaaatcacatgcacGGTATGTCGTTACGGGGGCTCCGCGAGCCGTATGCaacaccaaaagagccagaaaTGGGTCGCGATCCacaggttcccgacccctgccttAGTGCCTGGTCTCACACCCTTACAGTCCTCCAAAGAAGAGCCTaagcgtgcttgcttcaagtaATTTACGAGTCATCTCCAGTTAAAGTACACACAGTGCAAAAAAGGACTTAACGTTGTACATTTAAACACTGAAATGTTTGGCTAAAACGTGACAAAAGGGCGCTAGATTAATATTAACATATAGAGTAATGTGCAACACCAAAGGTGGGCTGACGGAAATGAGCTCTTACATTAACTCTAAACTTTCAAAAGTCTAC
Coding sequences:
- the LOC133502524 gene encoding dynein light chain roadblock-type 2-like — protein: MAEVEETLLRIESHGSVIGTIVANADGIPVRSTFDISKAGKYVEVLRHLTALARSTVRDVDPQDDLIVMRISTKNQEIMVAPENSYLLILIQRYERYART